The Mytilus galloprovincialis chromosome 3, xbMytGall1.hap1.1, whole genome shotgun sequence genomic interval CTTAATATAATTGAAATTTAACAATCTCATGGTAAATGGTGATGATTGTTAAAAGCATGTAAATTTCTCCTATGGCTATACAGCTAAAAACAACTGTATGTGATAAAAAATACATCTACTAGCTTTGACAGATATTTACATACAGTAATAAGATGCACTTTAATTAACAATGCATGGTAGTTTATAGTCAGTAGCTTTCTTGGCATATTATAGAAAaattttaaacagattttttcatcaatactattaaaaaaaatttaaagagatAATCATATTGTAAGGAAACTGAATGGTACCTACCCCTACTAAATTCCTGGGTATATATCCTTCCATTTTTGAGATTTTGGACCACCACCATTCCTTTTCATGTTCATCTCCCTTTTTGAGGACTGTTATTTCATCTCCAATAGTAAAGCTAAGTTCATCTGAATTTAGGCCATCATAGTCAAAAACAGCATACACTGCACCGTTATTTAGGATACCCAGTTTTTCTTGTATACctacaatatcaataaatattaaattataaagggaaataactcttgtatACTTCAACAATCAAATATCTTTACATTTGAACTGTTTTGCTTAAAAAAAAGTgtgcatatttttaaataaatgaccAACCAGACCTAGACAAAATGTCTTCATGTATTTTTTGGAATAAATATAAATGTCCAAACCTAGAGTGCATGTGTTCACATTTCAAACTCTTCTATGCTTTATTCAAAGCAACAGTTAACTGTACATGTATTAATGTATTGTTTTAGAcgaatcactataaaacaaaataatttaaccaGATCATGTGTATACTTGTGTCAATGTCTCTCAATCTGTCTCCATGTTTgacattttaatttgatttccCAGTAACTGTTTTGAGTATATTGTGATGTTGAAAAAGCACATTCAAAATATCTTtgttgttaaaaacatttttaaaattacctAGAAAAACTAATTAGACATACGGTAGTAATAAGAATTTTCGATGTGATGTTTATCGCCACCCTGTCACTTTCCTCATACAAATTTTTGTACTCATGGaatgtaacccccccccccccccccacatatACTTAGTGAATACATACTATAAAGATAATCAGAACAGTTATCAAATCCTTCCTCTTCCTCTTCACATTTCTCAGCTGCCGTCTCCTGGTCACTGATTGTTGTGGCGAAAATACATGCTCCATGCTCCACTAAGAATTTAACCATCGGTAAATTGTTACATGAAGCTGCACAATGTAAGGGAGTCCTGAAAAAAAGTAGGTTTAATTGATAAAAAGGGAAAGGAATTTAAAAGTATTGGCCCATTCAGTACCTAATTTCATAAAaacaatatctattttaaaagCCTAATttctaaaataagaaaattaatgaGAAAACTTCTGAAAGGTAACAtcttaatgaacaaatatttcaattcaagTATTTAACATTCATGTACAAATGCTAAGATGGATTgtaatttatatttaagaatacatATTTGATCATGTTGTACTAGTATACCTCCCAAAATCatattttatgaatgaaacaATTGTTTCAAGATTAGCGATCAATCACTTCATTTTTTTCCTCGAACAGTACCATGCATACTTAGTAcagctgtttatttgttattatgtttaaaacttttatcaaatCAATCATAATTACTAGATGTTATAATTTTTTGTCAGTTTCGTAAtattatgataaatatattttttctgttttgatcTTCAGCAAAAAAATACAACCCAAAAAacttatatataaacaaatttctGGCCGCATGGATTGAATTTCTTTTCAGACTGATGAACTGTTACAGTTGCAGTATAAAGCTTAAATATCCACAATGAAAAGAAAGGCACAAAAGAGTTTATCATACCTGAAACTGCCACACAAGCCATAAATAAATTGATTGCAATTTTCAAGAGTTACAACTCCTAAGCACTAGCAATCATCAGcttatgtatatattatgttacTTTTTGCCTATTACAAAGTTATTGGATAAtgcttacagctaatttcctaatgcttgtagagtaaaactttggtaggcttgcttgctctgtttgtattAACGttaattcaagctttgtaatttaCATATACAtctcaaacaatatatataggcatatttttaacctgtatatattatattcaaatttgatGGGAtgttatcccaattacaattgtacaaaatacaaacaaagcTAGCCAGCTAACCATAATCTTGCTGTACATtaattaggaaattagctgtataAGAGCAAAAAAAAGTTTTCTTTGGTAAATATTCATTAATTATGGGAAGTCTGACAAAAAGTATGAAATTTTCTTGTGGAATATACAAATAAGTTTTGTGTAGTGCAGCTGTACATCAATAGCTTACCATCCATCACTATCAGGAGAATTAACATCACAACCAAACTCCACTAAGAAAGTGACAATATCATAATGACCAGCACATATAGCATTATGTAATGCTGTTATCCCCTCATCATTTGACTCACTAACATTAGCTACCTGTAAATAGAAAACAATTATAGACTtgatgtccagtgacaaatattacatgcatatttagggtatgacaaaatttattaaattccaaaataaatgGTACAAGGGGTATTCATTGTGTAACAAGTGATATGACGTCAGGCAAAGTTAGGTTATAAACTCTCTAAGAAGTAACACTGTACTATCAACCCATCTACCACTTTTACCATCAACTTTACACTGAGTGGAATGAGgattattttcaatttctagatataacaTAGAATCTTAAATGCATACTTAAGTTTCAATTAGGAATCTACTTTCACTGTTAGAAATATTAGTCGGAAAGTAGTGTGGTATTTCCCCCATCTTAAACTTGAATCAGgaaattcatatttaaacatcAAGGTTCATGAGTGGAAGTAAGTGGAagtaagaaaatattttttatcaaccaGAAAAGCCAGACTCGTGGCAATAGTTCTCTTTATATGGTTTGCTGTTTTTTCCATGTGTCTACTTAAAGGAAGAAGTTGTAACTAGTATTTACTAGTTTTGTGCACATCACATTAAAGTTATTACAAAGTTTCTGTTCAATAAAAGGCTTTAAACAAATGTACTTCACAAAATctgaattttaaaatatgaatttcaaaaCTTTACTAGTTAAATTCATTCAATTAGGCATGCAAAATTAGAAACTTTATTTAAAACTCCTTTTAAACTTTAATTGGTTGAAACATTTTGCAAAgatgaaaatattacaattttaatcaTTAAATCATGCTTTAAGGGCCTGGGGAAGCATTGTAAAATGAAATGCCTTCATTGAAATATATCCTTCTGTGTGAGAATAAAATGTTGAATGtgagaaataaaattattatacaaatgtaATGTTTGTAGattcaatttaatatataaatcCAGGAGATTAAGTGCTTTGAACTCCATCGAGTTACTGCAACATTGCAcaagataattaaaaaaactctctGCCCTACTTATGTCAGGAAAACTATGACAATGCAGAAAATCTTTAGtgtttatacatgtaatactttatataataCAAGTATGACATAATTGCTTCTGGTAATTTTAATGGGTGTAACTGTATAACCTAACTTTTACACTAAAATTCAATTTTCAGAAACTCCTGAACTTGAcctttttttttggataaattaaagaaaaactttaatatgttctaaagAATAAGTGATTTTACAGCAACTCATCACTGTGATTAGTGGAGTAAAATTTTGCAGTTGTCTGTGAAATTTATGACATCAGCAAATAGTGAAGTATAGAagaatgtatatattatacatgtatacaaaaaaaagcgTATCCGTTAAATgtcaattcatatttatattagtTGAATGGGCATGGCAGATATAAACAATATCttatacaacaaataaagaaaaagaaagaagctgaattttaatacaatatcaatTGAAACCAACATGGTCATTTCTTGCATATATATGTAGATTCCAATGATTAcattgaatttcatactatacgGGAATAAAATAATGTACAAACCTGACTAGCACATCTTTTCACCAATTCTAATTCTCCTTCCAAAGAAGCATCTAACAACAAGGCTAATGGATCAAAACTAACACGGTTTGAATTTTTTATAGAATTAGCatgtttcaaatttgttttcttccTCCTAACAACTGTGGTTTGTTCTATTTTTGGACTTTCTACTGGCGAAATGGAGGAAGAAGTATTTGAATCACTATTCTTTTCATCAGTCATTTGAACATCCACTAAATTTCCTAAATCATCGACAGGCACTTTTTCTGGAATTTGATCCATAAATGAAGTAGCCTGTGTTTCATGCTgcatattattgaaattaaatgcattttgttgATGTTGTGGAGAATGAACATTATATTTATGAAGTAATTTAGTCATATCTTCATTTTCACTGTCAGAATGTCTCCGTCTTATAGTCCTTGGTGTATTCCGATTGTGACTGACTTTATCTGATGCAATGTCTGTGTAATGTGGAGATCCTGGAGAATGTAATCCTTGTGGATGTTGATGCCCATGCCGTGTTGGTGATAGTGGACTGCCCTGTGACGtaacattgtcatttttattttgatcCTTTGTTTCTGAATCTTTTTTATTGTCTGTTTTCTCACTTGTATCACCActatataacatattaaaattttgttgatattttttcatggCTTCAGGTCCTAAACGACCCATGTAAGTGTTAGCTATAAGATTCTTGGATGCATACCTTAGCGGTTGTTTTGAGATATTCGTTGATGTGCCACCATTATTCAATGAATTGTCTGAGCCACCAGAGTTTGAATTCGGTGGTGAATCTTTTGATGATGAATGTCCATTTTCTACCTTATTTTTAGTACTGATAACACGAGAAGAATCTACTTGATCATGTGATTTTTGCTGAGAATTATTTTCCTGTCCATGTTTAACATAGACAGTGGGAGCACCAGTTGGTTGTAAAGGATCATTTATTAACGTTCCATGCATATCATGTGGTAATTCTTTCTGAGAACCTTCACTCGATGCTGGTGAACTTTGTCCACTACCACTTGTTCGTACTTCCTCATTTACATTGACGGAAGACACAGGGGCATGTATCCTGTTTGTTAACACATTTGTACTGTAAGTTGTACCAAATGGTCTGGGTGCTAAGTATGTCAGATTTGTTGTAGCTGCTCTAGCGGGTATCGGTGGGGGAGCAGAATACGATTGTGAAATACTGTTTGTTGTTGACGTTGTTGACATGCTCTGATGACGCTTAGCAGCTTTTATTATAGAACTTGATAACTGATTTTGAGAAAATCCATTTTGCACAGATTTGGAGTCTGAATTAACATTTACACTTAATGGAATTCTCATCTGTTCTTGTTTTgttgtattattattttgttctttGCTCTCGTTGTCTTTTGAAATTTTCGACTTTTCAGGTAAAGCAAACTTTGTATTTGTTGGAAGAGTTTGATATTTTGGATCTTGCTTTGCAAATTCTGATTTTAAATCAATATCACAATTTTCTTGCTTGTTTGAGTATTGTAAGTATGGCTCAATGGCCGCAATATTTGATCCAATTGGTCGATTTGATCCTTTGTTTTGATTGGCCATTTGTTTATGTTGTTCTGCTTGCTGTGCtttctttttctttaatcttTGCTGAAGTTCTTGAATTCTGTTATCCATTTTGGATACTTCGTCCTTTCTTTTACTTAACATTTCCCTGTGAGCATTCAACTTAGAATTCTGttgttcattcattttatttctcagctgaaaataaaatacaaaaacaaaatttattactAGAATATTTCATAAAACTCTGTATGCATGcattaatagattttttttgtgtatttttttgtaatgCCTTCAAGAAGTTTTatggaaaatgaaaattaaattttgattaaatacagtGTCATCATATTATCTGTATTCTTAATCAATATATACTGTTTTAATTATATGACTTACAAATTCAAACAAGTTTTTTTAACTTGTGTATAAATaatatagtgttttttttaattcaatgatgAAGGTACTACATTGTATTTTGTCTATGTATGTATGTTTACAACTCTTGCAGAAACatatttaaatatcaatattttccTATTATAAATAAGAGATGATTGTATGAAATGTGACAATTTTCACAGCTTGAGCGAGGTATCCTAGTCATAgtcacagtttttttttaacacattctAAAGTTGTACTATGCCATATATGAAAAAAGaataattgattttattaaagGTACATGGAAAATGAAACTTTGAAGATGATGAATTGATAtgttatgtccagtggcaaacatcACATGCATATAAGGACAAGAACATGTTATTAGATTGATTGAAGTATAGTCTCACTTACCATCAATTCTTGCTTCAGTTTTTCTAATTCAATTGCAGCAGCacttttttctccatttttctgatttgctctttctttttttatttcttctaaTTGTTGTGTTAATTGTTCCACTTTGGCTACTGCCATCactaattctttttctttttctgtaaacAATGCTTTAACACTATCCAGCTCTGAATCTGAAGTAATTAAATTTAATACCTCTAAAAATACTTATAgaaatttcttatatatatatgagaataTCAAATGATTTTGAATCATGTCAAGTGAattctatatttaaaatataagaaagtttACTCTCTATATATAGAAATGCTAACGAAATTTGTCTACactataaaaaaatgtttccGCTAAACATGACAATAATGATAATCCTACTTTACAACGTAACATCCTATTGGATTACTATATTCAGTCTGTTTTTAGGAAAGTTAGTGGGTAAATAAATAACACCACACAACGGAAGTTATAAATTTGAAATCATAATATATCCTGATTTTTTGCACATTCAGGTTAAATCCAAATAACTACTTCACACCTATTTTTCCTGCTAAAGGAATGATATGATATTCGTTGATCAGTgcttaaataaatttcaaattgaaaagtTCTATTTTTGGAAAGCCTGCATGTATAACATCTGCTGAAAGCTCTTGACAACTGGCTTTTGTTTCAAAGTAAACTAGATGCACCAGAACAACAAATTTGGTAATTTAGTTcatcaaaaacaaaacttttgGATTTCCGAAAGACCaagattttttaataaataatatgcCCAGCAATTGACTGAACTAGCCAGGGGTTCCATGCCAAAGCAGAGTAAGACTAAGAAAATAAGATCAAATAAGATTCAATTAGTTTCAGATTGTCCCTTAGTCTGTACTTACTTAAATTTCCATTGTTACTTTGCTGTTTTTCAACCTCTCCTCTCAGCTCTCTCAACTTTCTGAGTTTCATTTCTTGTGTTTCAATCTTGTCTCGTAACTTTTTCAATCGttcattttctactgttatttgctgttgtttttgttcttgttgtttcaaaaatttaagTCTTTGCTCCTTAGCAACCAGGACTTGCTGCTGACTTTCAATCTGATGTTGTTGTCGAGCAGCCATGTCCTGGAGCTCTGTCAAGGTCAGATCTACTCCACCTGGTAACTGAAATGAcagaaacagaaaaaatattattaaatatgtACTAACAGTACCAAATTCTTAGATATTTTAtctgttatacatgtatctgtatccTGAAAAAAAGGTGCTCTGAATACAAATATtgattcaaacttttaaaatccAGTCATGACAATCAGCGTTCTTTACTGTTAAGAGAGTGACACTCTCCTTGCACTTGGCATTGAATTTAGTCCCCATTCTGACTGAATGTAGCAGTTTATTGGTACATCCTACATAAAATGAAGACAAAAGCCCTTTGAAATTAATCTAACTACCTGAAGAGAGATATCCAGGTGAAAAACATCCCAATACATGTAACAACAGTTAGGTTCACTTTTGAATCCAGCATTTCAAATTTCGACAAATAACAACAATAGCcagtttaaatatttcaaatattattacAATGCCTCTTTTATCAGAACATGCCATTTATTAAGACTATGAGGGGAAGCAGATTTTTTTACAAAGCATGATACAATATACATAGAAAACACTTAGTCTAGTATATTGTCCTTTCTTCACAAATACAGAAACTTAATCAATTATTACAACTTTTTAGAATGGCTGAACAAGTTGAACAATGAATTCTTTCACAAATACAGAAACATAttcaaatattaaatgttttaaaaaatgttggcaattataattttaataatacattTCATATAAGCCAAAAATCTAGATGAGATAGAAATCAAACAGTTAAAATATTTGGCCTtataaaaattcttaaaataacACATTATATAAGTCACGCAACACTTACGTCAAGAATATTCATAACAATCTATGTGCCAAATACAGAATATATAAAGGTGACAACTCAGGCTGTCACCGCATACAAAATCTTAACAAAAAACATAAACACGGATTATAGAATTCTTGTGTCATAAAACTACAATCATAAGAAATAAATCACAAATGTAAATATCTGCGTCTTTTCATAATACAATAGGAACATTGCTTATCCTGTTTATGGAAGAAAAGTTGACTAGACCTACAATAATAAAAATCTGAATTGgttatcaattttgaaaaatacgCCCATTAAATGCACAAATATAAAACGAATGTCTTTCGGTGATAGTACATAGACAGCTCTAAGGTTGGTGACTCCTTCGTCATTTAAAATCGTTTATATAAAATATCAGTCTTCAACTTTTTACCCTAGACATCCAATTTAAATGGATATATATTCTCAAATTTCAATCATATATGAATAAGAACACAAGAACTATATAAGAAACAATGCTTCATTCCttgttatatttaaattataacaacatttaaacaaaataacatttatgtTTATCCCATGAACAAAAGAGAAATAAAACACCAACCTTTCTCCTCATTGTCATGAGCAAGTATAAACAAAGTTATCTTTCCAAATAGCTTTATCACAAACAAGTCATTGTCTATACACTCCAAAATATCTAAGAAGATTAGCCCCCTTCAAGTGGTTTTCACAGGTTTAAGATAATGTGAGGAATATTGACATTCTAATTATAATTACACACCTTCCTTTGTTACCTGAACACACCTGTCTATAATCAATAATCAATCCATCTTGTAGGGGGTTATGCTACATTTACTTTTGGTAATTAGCATTAAGGATATCTTTGATCTACACCTGCAACCATCAGGTATAATCAGGTAAAATCATTGTTAAATATTGACATTATTTAAGTATATGTAAGTATTATATAACAGGTAATCATCTTCAAAAATCAAAAGTGCAAATAGGATAGATCTAACCATTCTTCTTTTTGAGAGGCTACATTCACAAAGTGTGCAATGCAGTGTTAATTTCCTGTTGGAAGATCAAACAAGAATCATACAATGAAACCAGCAAACTTCAAATTACCAATCATAGTTAAAAGTACAGGTACTTAACACTACACATGACCTAGCTCATTCACTTTCGATATCAATAgtatttataatttgtacaaaatccTAGACATTTCCTTGATTCTTTTTACTTCCATGATCAAACACTGAACCATTTTAATTGTCAAAAGTAGGTTAAACTTGGTAAAGAGTAGGTTAAACTTTCCCAATTGATAGCTTTTAAATGTTTGCAATATTGTATACAGGAGATtgtcatatttattgttttgtacaaatCAGTTAGCTGATAATAAAATAGTTTAGGCTATACAACAATATGTATGAGGAGATCTCCACAAAGTGTGTCCAAAAATCTATAAATAAGCATCAAAGTAGGTTAAACATACCCAAGTACAAATCAATATAGACAGTTAGCTGATGATAAAATAGTATAGGCTATACAACAATATGTAGGAGGAGATCTCAACAAAGTGTGTCCAAAAATCTATAAAATGACCATCAAAGTAGGTTAAACAAACCCAAGTACAAATCAGTTAGCTGGTAATAAAATAGTATAGGGTATACAACAACATGTAGGGGGAGATCTCCACAAAGTGTGTCCAAAAATCTATAAATGACCATCAAAACTACAGTTTCTAACTATAAATCAGTATATTATGTACTACCTCCATACACCTACAACCTCAGGCTGATTTATGTCCATAAACATTGTGACATTATGTCAATTAGTATATTCCCTGTAGATATGTAATGGTCAAAGTCAATTTAGCCACAAGTAGGTCATACTATATACATACAAAACAGTCCACCAATACACAAATTATAATGTTCAATTGCTTCAATTAGGCAAAAGGGAAAACACATGATTGTGTCCATTTGCAAATTTCCAACTGTCcctatatacatttatacatacaaAATTTTCCACTGACCCTCATccgtaaatatttttttcaaatagcaaGCAAAGTCtgatactaaataaataaatacaatatttagtACTTAGTAAATGGACTTATTACATTTGAAAGGAGTGGAAATCATAGTTCAGCCAAAGGATAAATTCGAAGacataataaaatttcaaaaatgcaaccaataacatatttgtttatcaacACTAGCATTAGGAACACCATCCCACCTTATTAAGGTACCAATGCcaaatttttatttcagattaacATTTCTTATACACCTTAAAAgtctgaccttgtttgtttaaccatttttaaaaaagtttgaaagaCCATATTTCatatcaagaaaaaacaaaattaaaagaaatgaacCTTTTCCCAAATCTTCTAGTCAACATTTAATGAATCTTTTTCAAACATTATTTGTTTAGCCTCCATAGAATGAATTTCTTTTTTGttcaaacatataaatataatctaaaactttttaattacacaaaatctttagaaatctaaaattaaatattctaaCTTCAACTTCTTACCCCATTGAGTAAATATTAGCTCAAGAAATTGGAGTGTTGACACCAGTTTTAAATTTACTGGTATCTATAATGGGGTGATTACTTTTACATCAAATACATTAAAGATATgtgatatttatttatctatttataaagGATTTGATGCACTCCAACTAAAGAATTTGATGAATTTAGATTTCCTTTATGGTGTCATTGCCTTAGTAATAAACGAATGTTTCAACTTGAATTTAAAAATTTCCTCATCATTTGACTGCCATAAAACCCTAATCTTCAATTTTAACCCACTTGTCTCTTGTAAGTCTTGACAAGAAATCTTGACCTATCTTTCTCCTGTCCAAAAATATCTCTGTATAATGTTAGGTTATAGTTACCTGCGGCAAGTCTTCAGGAATATCTTATGGCTTTCAGTTAAAAAGTAGACACTTTAATTTTCTTAATCAAACAAGACTTAATTCCCATTCTTCTTCCTTTCTATGTATATGATAATAAAGAAAATGTGGCCATTTGGGATTAATATATACCAGACAATTACCAAACAAAACGGGTTTTCAAAACCTTCTTACATCCAGACATTTAGTACCAGACTCACACCATGTATGTAAGTAAAATATCTGAGGTTGATTGTTAATCTGATCAACACAATACATGTTCCACTGCTTCCGTAGAGCGAAATAGCATTGCTTGTAAAAATATCTAGAGACATAGTCAGTCattggattgattgttggttgcttaacatccagtggcaaatatttcaggcatgttcATTGGAATTGCTACAGGTATATATAAGCACAAAACCTTTCTCTAGCAATGGGCTGAAATGTTGATGTTTAATACGAAAAATTAATtcacaaagtcacttgaattttgtTCTAGAACGTTTGCATTGCAAATGAACAAAACCACTTAGATAAGTGCAGTTATTGAACATTtaatctgaaattttcagatttaaaaaatcTATAACATTTTCACTAGTTCACTGACGAGAATGAATACTGGTTTAGAAAACACACTGAcctatgatttttttcaatacaCACTCATACAAACC includes:
- the LOC143068423 gene encoding apoptosis-stimulating of p53 protein 1-like isoform X2, coding for MLQDGDGEKIILKVHLDDSEERCLEFPVNPDSTCEDVLACVQESGEGPAILTQLANGHEHRLGEHEKLYEILSEWEHDRQEVKFFLRHDNKNIPEEYTDKIPSEPPNVDLSSEVSEEDYMLEVDGQRSRSRNGMRGPPSSRNVLPGGVDLTLTELQDMAARQQHQIESQQQVLVAKEQRLKFLKQQEQKQQQITVENERLKKLRDKIETQEMKLRKLRELRGEVEKQQSNNGNLNSELDSVKALFTEKEKELVMAVAKVEQLTQQLEEIKKERANQKNGEKSAAAIELEKLKQELMLRNKMNEQQNSKLNAHREMLSKRKDEVSKMDNRIQELQQRLKKKKAQQAEQHKQMANQNKGSNRPIGSNIAAIEPYLQYSNKQENCDIDLKSEFAKQDPKYQTLPTNTKFALPEKSKISKDNESKEQNNNTTKQEQMRIPLSVNVNSDSKSVQNGFSQNQLSSSIIKAAKRHQSMSTTSTTNSISQSYSAPPPIPARAATTNLTYLAPRPFGTTYSTNVLTNRIHAPVSSVNVNEEVRTSGSGQSSPASSEGSQKELPHDMHGTLINDPLQPTGAPTVYVKHGQENNSQQKSHDQVDSSRVISTKNKVENGHSSSKDSPPNSNSGGSDNSLNNGGTSTNISKQPLRYASKNLIANTYMGRLGPEAMKKYQQNFNMLYSGDTSEKTDNKKDSETKDQNKNDNVTSQGSPLSPTRHGHQHPQGLHSPGSPHYTDIASDKVSHNRNTPRTIRRRHSDSENEDMTKLLHKYNVHSPQHQQNAFNFNNMQHETQATSFMDQIPEKVPVDDLGNLVDVQMTDEKNSDSNTSSSISPVESPKIEQTTVVRRKKTNLKHANSIKNSNRVSFDPLALLLDASLEGELELVKRCASQVANVSESNDEGITALHNAICAGHYDIVTFLVEFGCDVNSPDSDGWTPLHCAASCNNLPMVKFLVEHGACIFATTISDQETAAEKCEEEEEGFDNCSDYLYSIQEKLGILNNGAVYAVFDYDGLNSDELSFTIGDEITVLKKGDEHEKEWWWSKISKMEGYIPRNLVGLYPRVLPDQSSSDS
- the LOC143068423 gene encoding apoptosis-stimulating of p53 protein 1-like isoform X9 — encoded protein: MKTSVKLPGGVDLTLTELQDMAARQQHQIESQQQVLVAKEQRLKFLKQQEQKQQQITVENERLKKLRDKIETQEMKLRKLRELRGEVEKQQSNNGNLNSELDSVKALFTEKEKELVMAVAKVEQLTQQLEEIKKERANQKNGEKSAAAIELEKLKQELMLRNKMNEQQNSKLNAHREMLSKRKDEVSKMDNRIQELQQRLKKKKAQQAEQHKQMANQNKGSNRPIGSNIAAIEPYLQYSNKQENCDIDLKSEFAKQDPKYQTLPTNTKFALPEKSKISKDNESKEQNNNTTKQEQMRIPLSVNVNSDSKSVQNGFSQNQLSSSIIKAAKRHQSMSTTSTTNSISQSYSAPPPIPARAATTNLTYLAPRPFGTTYSTNVLTNRIHAPVSSVNVNEEVRTSGSGQSSPASSEGSQKELPHDMHGTLINDPLQPTGAPTVYVKHGQENNSQQKSHDQVDSSRVISTKNKVENGHSSSKDSPPNSNSGGSDNSLNNGGTSTNISKQPLRYASKNLIANTYMGRLGPEAMKKYQQNFNMLYSGDTSEKTDNKKDSETKDQNKNDNVTSQGSPLSPTRHGHQHPQGLHSPGSPHYTDIASDKVSHNRNTPRTIRRRHSDSENEDMTKLLHKYNVHSPQHQQNAFNFNNMQHETQATSFMDQIPEKVPVDDLGNLVDVQMTDEKNSDSNTSSSISPVESPKIEQTTVVRRKKTNLKHANSIKNSNRVSFDPLALLLDASLEGELELVKRCASQVANVSESNDEGITALHNAICAGHYDIVTFLVEFGCDVNSPDSDGWTPLHCAASCNNLPMVKFLVEHGACIFATTISDQETAAEKCEEEEEGFDNCSDYLYSIQEKLGILNNGAVYAVFDYDGLNSDELSFTIGDEITVLKKGDEHEKEWWWSKISKMEGYIPRNLVGLYPRVLPDQSSSDS
- the LOC143068423 gene encoding apoptosis-stimulating of p53 protein 1-like isoform X11; protein product: MAARQQHQIESQQQVLVAKEQRLKFLKQQEQKQQQITVENERLKKLRDKIETQEMKLRKLRELRGEVEKQQSNNGNLNSELDSVKALFTEKEKELVMAVAKVEQLTQQLEEIKKERANQKNGEKSAAAIELEKLKQELMLRNKMNEQQNSKLNAHREMLSKRKDEVSKMDNRIQELQQRLKKKKAQQAEQHKQMANQNKGSNRPIGSNIAAIEPYLQYSNKQENCDIDLKSEFAKQDPKYQTLPTNTKFALPEKSKISKDNESKEQNNNTTKQEQMRIPLSVNVNSDSKSVQNGFSQNQLSSSIIKAAKRHQSMSTTSTTNSISQSYSAPPPIPARAATTNLTYLAPRPFGTTYSTNVLTNRIHAPVSSVNVNEEVRTSGSGQSSPASSEGSQKELPHDMHGTLINDPLQPTGAPTVYVKHGQENNSQQKSHDQVDSSRVISTKNKVENGHSSSKDSPPNSNSGGSDNSLNNGGTSTNISKQPLRYASKNLIANTYMGRLGPEAMKKYQQNFNMLYSGDTSEKTDNKKDSETKDQNKNDNVTSQGSPLSPTRHGHQHPQGLHSPGSPHYTDIASDKVSHNRNTPRTIRRRHSDSENEDMTKLLHKYNVHSPQHQQNAFNFNNMQHETQATSFMDQIPEKVPVDDLGNLVDVQMTDEKNSDSNTSSSISPVESPKIEQTTVVRRKKTNLKHANSIKNSNRVSFDPLALLLDASLEGELELVKRCASQVANVSESNDEGITALHNAICAGHYDIVTFLVEFGCDVNSPDSDGWTPLHCAASCNNLPMVKFLVEHGACIFATTISDQETAAEKCEEEEEGFDNCSDYLYSIQEKLGILNNGAVYAVFDYDGLNSDELSFTIGDEITVLKKGDEHEKEWWWSKISKMEGYIPRNLVGLYPRVLPDQSSSDS